One region of Planctomycetota bacterium genomic DNA includes:
- a CDS encoding winged helix-turn-helix domain-containing protein codes for MYQHEIGKAAGEVWRYLDKHGNTPLEKVQKDLKNISKDLFQQALGWLARENKVDINTAAKPTTLSKKS; via the coding sequence ATGTACCAGCACGAAATCGGCAAGGCCGCCGGGGAGGTCTGGCGCTACCTGGACAAACACGGCAACACGCCACTGGAAAAAGTCCAGAAAGATCTGAAAAATATCTCCAAGGATTTATTCCAACAGGCACTGGGCTGGCTGGCGCGGGAGAATAAGGTTGACATCAATACGGCTGCCAAGCCAACAACGCTTTCCAAGAAGAGTTAG